One genomic segment of [Phormidium] sp. ETS-05 includes these proteins:
- a CDS encoding type II toxin-antitoxin system RelE/ParE family toxin, with product MRYVFHPEALTEYADAVQYYAEVSNDVAQTFINAIEDAVYRIRDSPNRYMAIDQDVRRCMTRKFPYAIIYTIEPDYILILAVMHCSQEPGYWKSRR from the coding sequence ATGAGATATGTATTTCACCCAGAAGCTCTCACGGAATATGCTGATGCGGTTCAATACTACGCAGAAGTAAGTAATGATGTGGCACAGACATTCATCAATGCGATCGAGGATGCAGTTTATCGGATTAGAGATTCTCCTAATCGCTATATGGCAATTGATCAAGACGTTCGGCGATGTATGACGCGCAAATTTCCCTATGCAATTATCTACACGATCGAGCCTGACTACATTCTAATTCTAGCAGTTATGCACTGTAGTCAAGAACCGGGCTACTGGAAAAGTCGCCGCTAG
- a CDS encoding NfeD family protein — protein sequence MTNDQTMPNPFFLNPTIVWLIAGALLCLMEMFIPTALVEFTMGLSAFIVAGISLIFPQVGLQVALWFAFSVSGLVVTRRLLPKRRVSTIEAAREAETLTEIAPGASGRVLYEGNSWRARCDDPHTAIAPQQKVFIVGREGNTLIVVPENLLHS from the coding sequence ATGACCAATGACCAAACTATGCCAAACCCTTTTTTCCTGAATCCTACCATCGTCTGGTTAATCGCTGGCGCCCTTCTCTGCCTGATGGAGATGTTCATCCCCACCGCCTTGGTAGAATTTACAATGGGACTGAGCGCCTTTATCGTGGCGGGGATTTCCCTTATCTTCCCCCAAGTCGGCTTGCAAGTCGCCCTCTGGTTCGCCTTTTCCGTCAGCGGTTTGGTCGTTACTCGCCGCCTCTTACCCAAGCGTCGGGTTTCCACCATCGAAGCTGCCCGAGAAGCTGAAACCCTCACCGAAATTGCTCCCGGTGCATCAGGGCGGGTCTTATATGAGGGTAACTCTTGGCGCGCCCGTTGCGATGACCCTCACACCGCGATCGCCCCCCAGCAAAAAGTCTTCATCGTGGGGCGAGAAGGCAATACCCTGATTGTCGTCCCAGAAAACCTCCTCCATTCTTAA
- a CDS encoding SPFH domain-containing protein, which yields MPEFFLLFAIAIGGSALIGSVKIVNQGNEAIVETLGKYNGKKLQPGLNFVVPFLDNIVYKETIREKVLDIPPQQCITKDNVSISVDAVVYWRIMDMEKAYYKVENLRLAMQNLVLTQIRSEMGKLELDQTFTARTEVNETLLRDLDIATDPWGVKVTRVELRDIVPSKAVQESMELQMSAERKKRAAILNSEGERESAVNSARGKAEAQVLEAEARQKAAILQAEAEQKAIILKAEAQRQEQVLKAQASAQALQILAKTLESSPHARESLHFLLAQQYLEMGSKIGASESSKVMFMDPRAIPATLEGIRSIVSDGDKSA from the coding sequence ATGCCAGAATTTTTTTTACTGTTTGCCATAGCCATCGGTGGTTCTGCCCTAATTGGCAGCGTCAAAATCGTTAATCAAGGCAACGAAGCCATCGTAGAAACTTTAGGCAAATATAACGGCAAAAAACTCCAGCCCGGATTGAATTTTGTTGTGCCATTTTTAGATAACATAGTTTACAAAGAAACTATCCGGGAAAAAGTCCTAGACATTCCCCCCCAGCAGTGCATCACTAAAGATAACGTCTCTATCTCCGTAGATGCGGTAGTTTACTGGCGAATCATGGACATGGAGAAAGCCTACTACAAAGTAGAAAATCTCCGCCTCGCCATGCAAAACCTCGTCCTCACCCAAATCCGATCGGAAATGGGTAAACTAGAACTGGACCAAACCTTTACCGCCCGCACCGAAGTCAACGAAACCCTGCTCCGTGACCTAGATATCGCTACGGACCCTTGGGGCGTGAAAGTGACTCGCGTAGAACTGCGGGATATCGTCCCCTCCAAAGCCGTACAAGAATCGATGGAATTGCAAATGTCCGCCGAGCGGAAAAAGCGGGCAGCAATTTTAAACTCTGAAGGCGAGCGGGAATCAGCGGTTAATAGTGCTAGAGGTAAAGCCGAAGCCCAGGTTTTAGAAGCCGAAGCCCGTCAAAAAGCCGCCATTCTCCAAGCCGAAGCCGAGCAAAAAGCCATTATCCTCAAAGCTGAGGCGCAGCGGCAAGAGCAGGTCCTGAAAGCTCAAGCTAGTGCCCAAGCTCTGCAAATTCTCGCCAAAACCCTCGAAAGCAGCCCCCACGCCCGAGAATCTCTGCATTTCTTGTTGGCTCAGCAATATTTGGAAATGGGCAGTAAAATCGGCGCCAGCGAAAGCAGTAAAGTGATGTTTATGGACCCCCGCGCCATCCCCGCCACTTTAGAAGGGATTCGGTCCATAGTCAGCGACGGCGATAAATCAGCTTAA
- a CDS encoding N-6 DNA methylase, which produces MEIFRLAKQFSLTQTTQPKTPQNLAKLMASLAQLIRDAILTALKDDSPTGILPQQFRSAKKILIRELNPDEFADMYAQTICYLMFVQYYNQDTTTNLPSLPSIFSQIAGPELDERITWAVDTLANILQQTDMAEILKEFGKRTHKTDPVVHFYETFLAEYDPKMREARGVYYTPEPVVDYLVSSVDYILKHKFHIPQGLADATKIQITHPNGIGTIDTHQVLILDPAVGTGTFIHAIIDYISEKFQTKKGMWSSYVSQHLLPGYLGLNCSWLLTLLPT; this is translated from the coding sequence ATGGAAATTTTTAGATTGGCTAAACAATTTTCCCTCACCCAAACCACCCAACCCAAAACCCCTCAAAATTTAGCCAAACTCATGGCATCCCTAGCCCAACTAATTCGGGATGCCATATTAACCGCCTTAAAGGATGACTCTCCAACCGGAATCTTACCCCAGCAGTTTCGATCGGCCAAAAAAATCCTCATAAGAGAGTTAAACCCCGATGAGTTCGCCGATATGTACGCCCAAACCATCTGTTATCTGATGTTTGTGCAGTATTACAATCAAGATACTACCACAAATTTACCATCTTTACCCAGCATATTTAGCCAAATCGCAGGCCCAGAGCTAGACGAGAGAATCACATGGGCAGTAGATACCCTCGCCAACATTCTGCAACAGACAGACATGGCAGAAATCCTCAAAGAATTTGGCAAGCGAACCCACAAAACCGACCCGGTAGTACATTTTTATGAAACCTTCTTAGCCGAATATGACCCCAAAATGCGAGAAGCCAGAGGAGTTTACTACACCCCAGAGCCTGTAGTAGATTATCTAGTGAGCAGTGTTGATTACATCCTGAAACATAAATTTCACATTCCCCAGGGATTAGCCGATGCTACCAAAATTCAAATTACCCATCCCAACGGAATTGGAACCATCGACACCCATCAAGTCTTGATACTAGACCCCGCCGTAGGGACGGGAACCTTTATTCACGCCATCATTGATTATATTTCTGAAAAGTTTCAAACCAAAAAAGGGATGTGGTCAAGTTATGTCAGCCAGCATTTACTCCCCGGTTATTTGGGTTTGAACTGCTCATGGCTCCTTACACTGTTGCCCACATGA
- the purS gene encoding phosphoribosylformylglycinamidine synthase subunit PurS, with protein MKEKKYRAQIYVTLRPSVLDPAGTAVESGLQNMGYANVTGVRIGKYVELTIAAASETAAQEQLDKICDQLLANPVIENYRIELTEISVEAVR; from the coding sequence GTGAAGGAAAAGAAATATCGGGCTCAAATATACGTAACTCTGCGCCCTTCTGTGCTGGATCCGGCGGGCACAGCGGTAGAATCGGGATTGCAGAATATGGGATATGCCAATGTTACCGGCGTCAGGATTGGTAAGTATGTAGAACTGACGATCGCCGCTGCCAGCGAAACCGCAGCCCAAGAGCAACTAGACAAAATCTGTGACCAACTGCTGGCTAACCCCGTAATTGAAAATTATCGGATTGAATTAACAGAAATTTCGGTGGAGGCAGTGCGGTGA
- a CDS encoding type ISP restriction/modification enzyme: MVKLCQPAFTPRLFGFELLMAPYTVAHMKLGLQLQESGYDFSSDERLRIYLTNTLQEAFQLTEQVINFGSRIKEEAEAAKEVKQEHPVMVIIGNPPYSGHSVNTGDWITNLLKGKDIINQTKTANYFAVDGQPLGERNPKWLNDDYVKFIRFSQWRIDQTGYGVLAFITNHGYLDNPTFRGMRQSLMQSFDEIYVLDLHGNSKKQEVSPSPDRSPDQNVFDIQQGVAIGIFIKYQNNPGKLATVYHGELWGAREIYEQSQLVGGKYHWLAEHDISSTPWTKLTPSSPFYLFQPQDVAVRAEYETAAKISEIMPINTVGIVTARDALTIQWTADQVWEIVTDFVSLSPEAARSKYHLGKDAQDWTITGAQQDLKTSDLSPEHIKKILYRPFDRRYTYYTGKSRGFHCRSRWEVMKNVVFGDNLGLITSRQQSQNQVWSLIGVTNLLMESSAISNKTREINYLLPLYIYPDTAAEKAMGMTRRPNLTPAFIAEFSKKLSLDFITDGKGDKSRTFGPEDIFHYIYAVFHSPTYRHRYAEFLKIDFPRVPLTSNVTLFWSLVTVGDRLVQLHLMETTGQEIATYPIPGSDVVEKVKYNEQLQQVWINSEQYFAPVTPDIWSFYVGGYQVCEKWLKDRKGRVLSFDDLTHYQNIVSILAETIELMGEIDGMIEEFGGFPLG; encoded by the coding sequence GTGGTCAAGTTATGTCAGCCAGCATTTACTCCCCGGTTATTTGGGTTTGAACTGCTCATGGCTCCTTACACTGTTGCCCACATGAAATTAGGCTTACAGTTACAAGAGTCCGGTTATGATTTTAGCTCGGATGAACGGTTAAGGATTTATCTCACCAACACCTTACAAGAAGCCTTTCAGCTCACGGAACAAGTAATTAACTTTGGTTCCCGCATCAAAGAAGAAGCCGAAGCCGCCAAAGAAGTGAAACAAGAACATCCCGTGATGGTGATTATCGGCAATCCTCCCTATTCGGGACATTCTGTAAATACAGGAGATTGGATTACCAACCTGTTAAAAGGTAAGGATATCATTAATCAGACTAAAACTGCCAACTATTTTGCCGTGGATGGGCAACCATTGGGAGAGAGAAACCCCAAATGGCTCAATGATGACTATGTAAAGTTTATCCGGTTCAGTCAATGGCGGATTGACCAGACCGGTTATGGGGTGTTAGCCTTCATTACCAATCATGGTTATTTAGATAATCCCACATTTCGGGGAATGCGACAAAGTTTGATGCAGAGTTTTGATGAGATTTATGTATTAGATTTACATGGCAACAGTAAGAAACAGGAAGTCAGCCCCAGCCCCGATCGCTCCCCCGACCAGAATGTGTTTGATATCCAGCAAGGGGTAGCCATTGGAATTTTTATCAAGTATCAGAATAACCCCGGTAAATTGGCGACGGTTTATCATGGGGAACTATGGGGAGCCAGAGAAATTTATGAGCAGTCGCAGCTCGTGGGAGGGAAATATCACTGGTTGGCGGAGCATGATATCAGTTCTACACCTTGGACTAAGTTAACTCCTAGTTCCCCATTTTATCTGTTTCAACCCCAAGATGTGGCAGTGAGGGCAGAATATGAAACGGCGGCGAAAATCTCTGAGATTATGCCCATTAATACCGTGGGTATTGTCACCGCTCGCGATGCTTTGACGATTCAATGGACAGCCGACCAAGTTTGGGAGATTGTTACCGATTTTGTCAGTCTCTCTCCGGAAGCAGCTAGAAGCAAATATCACCTAGGCAAAGATGCCCAAGACTGGACTATTACTGGGGCACAACAAGACCTCAAAACCTCCGATTTATCCCCAGAGCATATTAAAAAGATTTTGTATCGACCTTTTGACAGACGATATACTTATTATACCGGCAAATCTAGGGGATTTCACTGTCGGTCTCGGTGGGAAGTGATGAAAAATGTTGTTTTTGGCGATAATTTGGGATTAATCACATCTCGCCAGCAATCTCAAAACCAGGTTTGGTCATTGATAGGCGTGACTAACTTGCTAATGGAGAGTTCGGCGATTTCTAATAAAACCAGGGAAATCAATTACTTATTGCCTTTGTATATTTACCCCGATACTGCAGCCGAAAAAGCAATGGGGATGACTCGCCGCCCAAATTTAACCCCAGCATTTATTGCCGAATTCTCCAAAAAGCTGAGTTTAGACTTCATCACTGATGGTAAAGGGGATAAATCCCGCACTTTTGGCCCAGAGGATATTTTTCACTATATTTATGCGGTCTTTCATTCGCCCACTTACCGCCACCGTTACGCCGAATTCCTGAAAATCGACTTTCCCCGGGTTCCTTTGACTTCCAATGTGACTTTGTTCTGGTCGTTGGTGACGGTGGGAGATAGGTTAGTCCAATTACATTTGATGGAAACCACGGGTCAGGAAATCGCCACTTATCCCATTCCGGGGTCTGATGTGGTGGAAAAAGTTAAGTATAATGAGCAGTTGCAGCAGGTGTGGATTAACTCAGAGCAATATTTTGCCCCAGTGACGCCGGATATTTGGAGTTTTTACGTTGGTGGTTATCAGGTTTGTGAAAAATGGTTGAAAGACCGGAAAGGGAGAGTTTTAAGTTTTGACGACCTCACCCATTATCAAAATATTGTGTCAATTTTGGCAGAGACGATCGAGCTTATGGGGGAAATTGATGGCATGATTGAGGAATTTGGGGGATTTCCTTTGGGGTGA
- a CDS encoding addiction module protein, with product MRSIEELTNEILSLPSQSRALLADKLVESLEFDSDPTIQSAWLAEAKKRLDEVRNGSVQPIPGEDALAQVRRIIE from the coding sequence ATGAGGTCTATTGAAGAACTGACAAACGAAATATTATCTCTCCCAAGTCAGTCTAGGGCTTTATTGGCAGACAAGCTGGTGGAAAGCCTAGAATTTGACAGTGACCCCACCATCCAATCCGCTTGGCTCGCTGAAGCCAAGAAACGACTAGATGAGGTGAGAAATGGTTCTGTGCAACCAATTCCAGGAGAAGATGCTTTGGCTCAAGTGAGGCGAATAATTGAATAA
- a CDS encoding Fur family transcriptional regulator, translating into MKRTRSQDRILNLLKSGKQAISAQDIYVELRHRNQAVGLATVYRALDALKLEGVVQVRTLANGESLYSSIQEDKHHLTCLQCGRSIPIDECPVHELEQQLQTTHNFKVFYHTLEFFGLCDRCHPSS; encoded by the coding sequence ATGAAACGCACCCGCAGCCAAGACCGGATTTTAAACCTGCTCAAGAGTGGTAAGCAAGCCATCTCGGCGCAAGATATATATGTGGAGTTGCGACACCGCAATCAAGCTGTGGGGTTGGCGACGGTGTATCGGGCTTTGGATGCTCTGAAGCTGGAAGGGGTGGTGCAGGTGCGGACTCTGGCTAACGGCGAATCTTTATATAGCAGCATCCAGGAAGACAAACACCACCTGACTTGCTTGCAATGTGGTCGGTCCATTCCCATTGATGAATGTCCGGTACATGAGTTAGAACAGCAGTTGCAAACTACCCACAATTTTAAGGTGTTTTATCATACCCTGGAGTTTTTTGGGTTGTGCGATCGCTGCCATCCGAGTTCGTAG
- a CDS encoding PP2C family serine/threonine-protein phosphatase — MSIADSSSPIYCVNSSCTDPSNVLGTRFCAACQTPLVYRYLWAVGGVAAQISPGSLMADRYWVVAPQIWLDTSPALPPELPETPPEEILPYLQLYPLHLHVPLVYGFCSVGENGATQLLLLENVPVDGHSGNLYPAMMDLWKEAPGVRQVYWLWQILQLWTPLLQMGVASSLLKAENIRVQGWRVWLRELYGDAGLVTKPDLQDLGYHWLTWTGRMSPPLGDRLQDLGKQMRRPGAEVEDISRQLNALLLEMAARLPIRLRVVSGTDSGPQRDHNEDACYPTVMEEFRPGVKSSHPLAGRLAIVCDGVGGHEGGEVASQLAVNALKLGVGALVTEVASESEITPPHQVGEQLAAIARVVNNTIATQNDAQGRSARERMATTLAMALQLAQKIPTKDGVFPNGHELYLLNIGDSRVYWLTADYCQQLTTDDDIATREVRLGRMFYRQALRRPDAGALTQALGTKDGDLIRPHVERLILEEDGLLLLCSDGLSDNDLVETSALDIAAAVLADEMSLEDATAALIRLANEKNGHDNTSVVLIRCRISPEKLALFNPKRSTNTEDELSEASKALLYDNSEADLPSIDTESDTPSPRSPRPVFSLPLSGSQNKVLGVLAAVILGGLLGFLGFRLFSPEKLLSPDRPSPPGDVRE; from the coding sequence ATGAGTATCGCGGACAGTTCTAGCCCCATTTACTGCGTCAATTCCAGTTGCACTGACCCCAGTAATGTCTTGGGGACTCGGTTCTGTGCGGCTTGCCAAACTCCTCTAGTGTATCGCTACCTCTGGGCGGTGGGGGGGGTGGCGGCGCAGATTTCGCCCGGTTCTTTGATGGCCGATCGGTACTGGGTGGTGGCGCCCCAAATTTGGCTGGATACGTCGCCAGCGCTGCCGCCGGAGCTACCGGAAACACCGCCAGAAGAAATTTTGCCCTATTTACAATTATATCCTCTGCATCTTCATGTCCCCCTGGTTTACGGGTTCTGTTCGGTGGGGGAAAATGGGGCGACTCAACTGCTGTTGCTGGAAAATGTGCCGGTGGATGGTCATAGTGGCAACCTGTATCCGGCGATGATGGATCTGTGGAAGGAGGCTCCCGGGGTGCGTCAGGTTTATTGGCTGTGGCAGATTTTGCAGTTATGGACGCCGCTGTTACAGATGGGGGTAGCATCCAGCTTGCTGAAGGCGGAAAATATTCGGGTACAGGGGTGGCGGGTGTGGTTGCGGGAGTTGTATGGGGATGCGGGTTTGGTGACAAAGCCGGATTTACAGGATTTGGGATATCATTGGCTGACTTGGACGGGGAGGATGTCGCCGCCATTGGGCGATCGCCTGCAAGATTTGGGTAAGCAGATGCGTCGTCCCGGGGCGGAGGTGGAGGATATCTCGCGTCAGCTTAATGCTTTGTTGTTGGAAATGGCGGCTCGCTTACCGATTCGGTTGCGGGTGGTGTCTGGGACTGACTCTGGCCCGCAACGGGACCATAATGAGGATGCTTGCTATCCCACGGTTATGGAGGAGTTCAGACCGGGGGTGAAATCTTCTCATCCTCTGGCGGGTCGGTTGGCGATCGTCTGTGATGGCGTTGGCGGTCACGAAGGCGGGGAAGTGGCGAGTCAGTTGGCGGTAAATGCGCTAAAACTGGGGGTAGGGGCTCTGGTGACGGAGGTTGCCTCGGAAAGTGAGATTACGCCTCCTCATCAGGTGGGGGAACAGCTCGCGGCGATCGCTCGGGTGGTGAATAATACGATCGCTACTCAGAATGACGCTCAAGGGCGATCGGCTCGGGAGCGGATGGCGACTACTTTGGCGATGGCTTTGCAACTAGCCCAAAAAATTCCCACCAAAGATGGTGTCTTCCCCAACGGTCACGAACTCTACCTCCTCAATATTGGGGATAGCCGCGTTTATTGGCTCACCGCCGACTATTGCCAGCAGCTTACCACCGATGATGACATCGCCACCAGAGAAGTCCGCTTGGGGCGGATGTTTTACCGCCAAGCCTTGCGGCGTCCTGATGCTGGGGCTCTCACTCAGGCTCTGGGAACCAAAGACGGCGATTTAATCCGCCCCCACGTGGAACGCCTGATTTTAGAAGAAGATGGCTTATTGTTGCTATGTTCTGACGGTCTGAGCGATAATGATTTGGTGGAAACATCGGCTCTGGATATCGCCGCCGCCGTCCTGGCTGATGAAATGTCTCTGGAAGACGCCACCGCCGCTCTGATCCGCCTCGCTAATGAGAAAAATGGTCACGACAATACCTCGGTGGTTCTCATCCGCTGTCGTATTTCTCCAGAAAAGCTGGCTCTATTCAATCCTAAGCGGTCAACTAACACTGAGGATGAACTCTCCGAGGCGTCTAAGGCTCTGCTCTACGATAATTCAGAGGCTGATTTGCCCAGTATCGATACCGAGAGTGACACCCCATCACCCCGCTCCCCTCGTCCTGTTTTTTCCCTTCCCCTCTCTGGCAGTCAGAATAAGGTTTTGGGGGTGTTGGCGGCGGTCATTCTCGGCGGTTTGCTAGGCTTCTTGGGTTTTCGCCTGTTCTCCCCAGAGAAGTTGCTTAGCCCCGATCGGCCTTCCCCCCCCGGGGACGTTCGCGAGTAG
- a CDS encoding ATP-binding protein, with product MENLMKILIVEDELIAAENLAETLQDLGYAVAGIVDSGEEAITVASELLPNLVLMDIMLQGQIDGVTAAATIRYFNIPVIFMTAYGDKDTIRRAKVTEPHGYLVKPFKPQDLEATIEIALQKHQGEIQQREELQKQQEANELKSRFISQTSHELRTPLTAILSSSELLKHYSDKLSEEKKQKSYQRIESAVQAMTETIDELLLVSQADSGQLHFNPQPLDVNQFCLDLVDQLRVSDAGATPKGVRQKHTLNFQMMGDLVKPYLDQKLLGHILQNLLSNALKYSPEATTVDFQLISDESEIVFVIKDRGIGIPPNDLKQLFQPFYRATNTGKIKGTGLGLNIVKYCVELHGGTISVDSKEGVGTTFTVCLPVAGL from the coding sequence ATGGAAAATTTAATGAAAATTTTAATTGTGGAAGATGAGTTAATTGCCGCTGAAAATCTGGCGGAAACTTTGCAGGATTTGGGATATGCGGTGGCAGGCATCGTGGATTCTGGGGAGGAGGCAATAACTGTAGCATCGGAGTTATTGCCGAATTTGGTGCTGATGGATATTATGCTCCAAGGACAAATAGATGGGGTGACAGCCGCCGCCACCATCCGTTACTTTAATATACCCGTAATTTTTATGACTGCATATGGGGACAAAGATACAATCCGGCGGGCTAAAGTTACGGAACCTCACGGTTATCTGGTGAAACCATTTAAACCGCAGGATTTGGAAGCTACTATAGAAATTGCTTTGCAAAAGCATCAGGGAGAAATACAGCAGCGGGAGGAATTGCAAAAACAGCAGGAGGCTAATGAGTTGAAAAGCCGGTTTATTTCCCAAACTTCTCACGAGCTGCGCACGCCTTTGACGGCGATTTTGAGTTCTTCAGAGTTGCTGAAGCATTATAGTGATAAGCTGTCGGAGGAGAAAAAACAAAAATCTTATCAGCGGATCGAGAGTGCGGTTCAGGCGATGACGGAAACTATTGATGAGCTGCTCTTGGTGAGTCAGGCGGATTCGGGGCAGCTACATTTTAACCCGCAACCTCTGGATGTGAATCAGTTTTGTCTGGATTTGGTGGACCAGCTCAGGGTGAGCGATGCTGGCGCGACACCTAAAGGTGTTCGCCAAAAACATACCCTGAATTTTCAGATGATGGGCGACTTGGTGAAGCCCTACTTGGATCAAAAACTCCTGGGGCATATCCTGCAAAATCTGCTCTCTAATGCGCTCAAGTATTCCCCAGAAGCCACGACGGTAGATTTCCAGCTCATTTCCGATGAATCGGAAATAGTTTTTGTGATTAAAGATAGGGGTATCGGCATCCCACCCAATGACTTAAAGCAACTGTTTCAACCTTTCTACCGGGCGACCAATACGGGGAAAATCAAGGGTACAGGTTTGGGGTTAAATATTGTGAAATATTGTGTGGAATTGCACGGAGGCACTATATCTGTAGATAGTAAGGAAGGGGTCGGTACTACTTTTACGGTATGTTTGCCTGTGGCTGGTTTGTAG
- the purQ gene encoding phosphoribosylformylglycinamidine synthase subunit PurQ produces MKFGVVVFPGSNCDRDVAWVTQYLLNQPTRMVWHQETDISDIDVVVLPGGFSYGDYLRCGAIARFSPVMREIVQHAQKGKPVIGICNGFQILTEVGLLPGALTRNRDLHFICDRVPLKVLHTDIPWTKTYTSGEIINLPIAHGEGRYYADTDTLNQLEDNGQILFRYCTPSGETTTAGNPNGSLNNIAGICNQSGNVLGMMPHPERAADPATGGIDGIKLFQGLLS; encoded by the coding sequence GTGAAATTTGGCGTAGTAGTATTTCCCGGCTCCAACTGCGATCGGGACGTGGCGTGGGTGACGCAATACTTGCTCAACCAACCCACCCGGATGGTATGGCATCAAGAAACTGACATTAGCGATATCGATGTAGTAGTCCTCCCAGGGGGTTTCAGCTACGGCGACTATCTGCGATGTGGCGCGATCGCCCGTTTCTCCCCGGTGATGAGAGAAATTGTCCAACACGCCCAAAAGGGCAAACCCGTCATTGGCATTTGCAACGGTTTCCAAATTTTAACCGAAGTCGGATTACTACCAGGGGCTTTAACCCGCAACCGTGACCTCCACTTTATCTGCGATCGGGTTCCCCTCAAAGTCCTTCACACCGATATCCCCTGGACCAAAACCTACACCAGTGGCGAAATCATCAACCTCCCCATTGCTCACGGCGAAGGACGCTACTACGCCGACACCGACACCCTCAACCAGCTAGAAGACAACGGGCAAATACTCTTCCGCTACTGCACCCCCTCCGGCGAAACCACCACCGCAGGCAACCCTAACGGTTCCCTCAATAACATCGCTGGTATCTGCAACCAAAGTGGTAACGTCCTGGGGATGATGCCCCACCCCGAACGAGCCGCCGACCCCGCCACTGGCGGTATTGATGGGATAAAACTATTTCAAGGACTGCTCTCCTAG
- a CDS encoding ferredoxin-thioredoxin reductase variable chain codes for MKVGDRVRVKTSVVVYHHPQYRNQAFDLQGQEGEIVAILHEWEGKPITANLPFQVQFDKKFKAHLREDEIEPIG; via the coding sequence ATGAAAGTTGGCGATCGCGTTCGCGTCAAAACATCCGTTGTTGTTTATCACCATCCCCAATATCGCAATCAAGCCTTTGACCTCCAAGGTCAGGAAGGAGAAATCGTTGCCATCCTCCATGAGTGGGAAGGCAAACCCATTACCGCTAACCTGCCTTTTCAAGTGCAATTCGATAAGAAGTTTAAAGCCCACTTGCGCGAAGATGAGATAGAACCGATCGGATAA